DNA sequence from the Streptomyces sp. NBC_01497 genome:
GGACGTCACGGTGCGGGGCACGTACGACGTCTCCGGGCTGCGCGCCGAGGCCGACGTGATGATCTGGTGGCACGCCGAGACGTCGGACGAGCTCCAGGACGCCTACAACCGCTTCCGCCGCACCCGCCTGGGCCGTGCGCTGAAGCCCGTCTGGTCGAACATGGCGCTGCACCGGCCGGCCGAGTTCAACAAGTCGCACATCCCGGCGTTCCTGGCGGACGAGACCGCGCGCGACTACGTCAGCGTGTACCCCTTCGTGCGGTCGTACGAGTGGTACCTGCTGGAGGACGGCGAGCGCCGGAGCCTGCTCGCGGAGCACGGCAAGATGGCCCGCGACTACCCGGACGTGCGGGCCAACACGGTGTCGTCGTTCTCGCTCGGCGACTACGAGTGGATCCTCGCGTTCGAGGCGGACGAGCTGCACCGGATCGTGGACCTGATGCGGCACCTGCGCGGTTCGGAGACGCGGCGCCATGTGCGCCTTGAGGTCCCGTTCTTCACCGGCCGCCGCAAGTCGGTCGGGGACCTGGTCGCGGGCCTGGCGTAGCGAACGTCCGACCGCCGGGCGGCCCGCCCGCACCGGTGGGCCGACGGACGAGCGGGGCGGGGCCGGGTCGGCCCCGCCCCGCCCCGCTCGCGTCGTAGGGGGCCCCTCACTTCACCGACGGGTCACTTCACCGACGGCAGCGCCCTCGCCCGGGGCAGTGACAACGGGTTCGGCGCCGCGTGCGGCGCGCAGCTCGCCTGCCCGCCCGGGGTCGCGCCGGTCAGCAGGTAGTCGTTGACATACGCGTTGACGCAGGCGTTGGGGCCGCCCGCGATGCCGTGCGTGCCCGCGTCCCGCTCCGTGACCAGCACCGCGCCGGAGAGCCTGCGCCGCAGTTCGAGCGCCCCCGCGTAGGGCGTGGCGGCGTCCCGCTCCGCGGCCAGGATCAGCGTCGGCGGGAGCTGGCCGGGCGCCGTGCGCACGTCGACCGGCTGCCGGTGCGGGGCGGCCCAGTACGCGCACGGCAGGTTCATGAAGGCGTTGGCCCAGGTCTCGAACGGCGCGGTGCGCGCGAGTTCCGTGTTGTCGCGGTCCCAGTCCTGCCAACGGGTCGGCCACGGCGCGTCGTTGCACTCCACGGCCGTGTAGACGGCGTTCGCGTTCTCCGCGTCGCGCGCGGCGAGCGGCTGCGTCAGCGGGGCCGCCTGGTCGGTGAGCGGCTTCGGGTCGCCCTTGAGGTAGGCGGACAGGGCCGCCGCCCGCATGGCCCAGTAGTCGTCGTAGTAGCCGGCCGACAGCATCGCCGCCTGGAGCTCGCCGGGGCCGACCTTGCCGCCCGCGGGCTCGCGTGCGACCCGCGCCCTGACCAGCTCGTAGCTCCGCTGCACCCCGACGGCCGTGGTCCCGAGGTGGTAGACCTTGTCGTGCCGCGCGACCCAGGTGCGGAAGTCGGCCCAGCGGCGTTCGAAGG
Encoded proteins:
- the hemQ gene encoding hydrogen peroxide-dependent heme synthase, with translation MTASPSPEKTPNAGKKARDLNDVVRYTLWSVFQLRDVLPEDRSGYADEVQDLFDQLAAKDVTVRGTYDVSGLRAEADVMIWWHAETSDELQDAYNRFRRTRLGRALKPVWSNMALHRPAEFNKSHIPAFLADETARDYVSVYPFVRSYEWYLLEDGERRSLLAEHGKMARDYPDVRANTVSSFSLGDYEWILAFEADELHRIVDLMRHLRGSETRRHVRLEVPFFTGRRKSVGDLVAGLA